Proteins from a genomic interval of Chryseobacterium indologenes:
- a CDS encoding 3-hydroxybutyryl-CoA dehydrogenase produces the protein MNIGIIGAGTMGIGIAQVAATAGCKVVVFDANAPQIDKALSGLEKTLQKLAEKGEITEDKASEIRNNITKGEALQDLKDSDLVIEAIIENKDIKTKVFTELENYVSEDCVIGSNTSSISITSLGAELKKPERFIGIHFFNPAPLMPLVEVIPSLLTEKTLAEKIYNLMKEWGKTPVIAKDIPGFIVNRIARPYYGEGLRIVEENIATPEQVDEAMKTLGNFKMGPFELMDLIGVDVNFAVTTTVYKDYFYDPKYKPSLLQQRMAEAKLHGRKTGKGFYDYNEGAEKPVAQKDEALYQQIYLRIISMLINEAVEAKRLGVANDGDIELAMQKGVNYPKGLLSWGKELGYSKVSETLQNLYNEYQEERYRQSPLLRKL, from the coding sequence ATGAATATTGGAATTATTGGTGCAGGAACCATGGGAATCGGAATTGCCCAGGTAGCTGCAACCGCAGGATGCAAAGTTGTCGTATTTGACGCTAATGCTCCACAAATTGATAAAGCACTTTCAGGTTTAGAGAAAACCCTTCAGAAACTTGCAGAGAAAGGTGAAATTACTGAAGATAAAGCCTCTGAAATCAGAAATAATATCACAAAAGGAGAGGCCTTACAGGATTTAAAAGATTCTGATTTAGTCATCGAAGCGATTATCGAGAACAAAGACATCAAGACCAAAGTTTTCACTGAGCTTGAGAACTATGTTTCAGAAGATTGTGTGATCGGTTCCAATACTTCATCCATTTCCATCACCTCTCTTGGTGCAGAACTAAAGAAACCGGAGCGTTTCATCGGAATTCACTTTTTCAATCCGGCTCCGTTGATGCCTTTAGTGGAAGTTATTCCATCTTTATTAACAGAAAAAACTTTAGCAGAAAAAATATACAACCTCATGAAAGAATGGGGAAAAACACCGGTTATCGCCAAAGATATTCCCGGATTTATTGTGAACAGAATTGCACGTCCGTATTATGGAGAAGGGCTCAGAATCGTTGAAGAAAATATCGCAACACCTGAGCAGGTGGATGAGGCAATGAAAACCTTAGGAAACTTTAAAATGGGACCTTTTGAATTAATGGATCTCATCGGGGTAGATGTGAATTTTGCCGTAACAACAACGGTTTATAAAGACTATTTCTACGATCCTAAGTACAAACCTTCTTTACTTCAGCAAAGAATGGCAGAAGCCAAGCTTCATGGCAGAAAGACAGGAAAAGGGTTCTATGATTACAATGAAGGAGCTGAAAAACCGGTTGCCCAAAAAGATGAAGCTTTGTATCAGCAAATCTATTTAAGAATCATTTCCATGTTGATTAATGAGGCTGTAGAGGCCAAAAGACTCGGTGTGGCCAATGACGGGGATATCGAATTGGCAATGCAGAAAGGGGTAAACTATCCGAAAGGATTATTAAGCTGGGGAAAAGAATTAGGATATTCAAAAGTTTCAGAGACCCTGCAGAACCTTTACAACGAATATCAGGAAGAAAGGTACAGACAAAGTCCTTTGCTGAGAAAACTATAA
- the pcaF gene encoding 3-oxoadipyl-CoA thiolase: MNNVYIIDYVRTPISKLQGGLSEVRADDLAAIVIKEVVARNPEVPVEEIEDVIFGCANQAGEDNRNVARMGLLLAGLPYKIGGETVNRLCASGMSAVANAFRSIAAGEGEIYIAGGVEHMTRSPYVMSKPSAAFGRDSQMYDTTFGWRFVNPKMKEMYGVDGMGETAENLADMHQINREDQDKFALWSQQKATKAQESGRLAEEIVKVEIPQRKGDPVVFEKDEFIKPTSSIEGLAKLRPAFRKEGTVTAGNASGMNDGAAALILASEEAVKKYGLKPKAKILGSSVAGVEPRIMGIGPVEATQKLLKRLNLSLGDMDIIELNEAFAAQALAVTRSLGLQDDDARINPNGGAIAIGHPLGVSGARIIGSAAMELQKQNKKYALCTLCIGVGQGYAMVIERV, translated from the coding sequence ATGAACAACGTATACATCATAGACTATGTCAGAACTCCCATCTCAAAATTACAGGGAGGTCTATCAGAAGTAAGAGCAGATGATTTAGCTGCAATAGTTATCAAAGAGGTAGTCGCTAGAAACCCGGAAGTTCCGGTAGAGGAAATTGAGGATGTCATCTTCGGATGTGCCAACCAAGCGGGAGAAGATAATAGAAATGTAGCAAGAATGGGGCTCTTATTGGCTGGTCTTCCTTATAAAATAGGTGGCGAAACAGTCAACAGACTTTGTGCTTCAGGGATGTCCGCCGTAGCAAATGCGTTCCGCTCCATTGCAGCAGGAGAAGGGGAGATTTACATTGCTGGTGGTGTAGAGCATATGACACGTTCCCCTTATGTAATGTCAAAACCTAGTGCCGCTTTCGGAAGAGACAGTCAGATGTATGATACAACTTTCGGATGGCGTTTTGTGAATCCGAAAATGAAAGAAATGTACGGTGTTGACGGAATGGGTGAAACAGCAGAGAACCTTGCCGATATGCACCAGATCAATAGAGAAGATCAGGATAAATTTGCCCTTTGGTCACAGCAAAAAGCAACAAAAGCCCAGGAAAGCGGAAGACTGGCGGAAGAAATTGTAAAAGTTGAAATTCCTCAAAGAAAAGGTGATCCTGTTGTTTTTGAAAAGGATGAGTTTATTAAACCAACATCTTCTATCGAAGGACTGGCAAAACTTCGTCCTGCATTCAGAAAAGAAGGAACGGTAACTGCCGGAAACGCTTCTGGAATGAATGATGGAGCTGCTGCTTTGATTCTGGCCAGTGAAGAAGCCGTAAAAAAATACGGATTAAAACCAAAAGCGAAGATTCTGGGATCTTCCGTAGCTGGTGTAGAACCCAGAATTATGGGAATAGGTCCCGTAGAAGCCACTCAAAAGCTCTTGAAAAGATTAAATCTTTCCTTAGGAGATATGGACATTATTGAATTAAATGAAGCATTTGCTGCTCAGGCTTTAGCAGTCACCAGAAGTCTGGGATTACAGGATGATGACGCAAGAATAAATCCTAACGGTGGGGCTATTGCTATTGGACACCCGCTGGGAGTTTCGGGAGCAAGAATCATCGGTTCTGCAGCTATGGAACTTCAGAAACAAAATAAAAAATATGCATTGTGTACCCTTTGTATCGGTGTCGGACAAGGATATGCAATGGTGATTGAAAGAGTATAA
- a CDS encoding transferase hexapeptide repeat family protein, with the protein MNIYSYHGIRPIIKPSAYIHPQAVIIGNVEIGEEVYIGPNAVIRGDWGKIIIKDGANVQENCTLHVFPNIETILEESAHIGHGAIIHSGHIGKNCLIGMNSVVMDKAYIGDESIVGALAFVPANFRCEPRKLIVGSPAKIIRDVSDEMIRWKTEGTKLYQELAREGKEAILPCEPFTGYVQQTPTKIVDYSIWDDVK; encoded by the coding sequence ATGAACATCTACTCATACCACGGAATTCGTCCCATCATCAAGCCTTCTGCTTATATCCATCCGCAGGCGGTGATTATCGGGAATGTAGAAATAGGTGAAGAAGTATATATAGGCCCCAATGCGGTAATCCGTGGCGACTGGGGGAAGATCATCATCAAAGATGGCGCGAATGTACAGGAAAACTGTACTCTTCACGTTTTCCCCAATATAGAAACGATTTTAGAGGAATCAGCTCATATCGGACATGGTGCGATTATTCATTCCGGTCACATAGGGAAAAACTGTTTAATCGGAATGAACTCCGTTGTGATGGACAAAGCGTATATCGGTGACGAAAGTATTGTCGGTGCCCTGGCTTTTGTTCCGGCAAACTTCAGATGTGAACCCCGAAAATTAATCGTGGGAAGCCCGGCGAAAATTATCCGTGATGTTTCCGATGAGATGATCCGTTGGAAAACAGAAGGAACCAAACTCTATCAGGAATTGGCAAGAGAGGGAAAAGAAGCCATTTTGCCTTGTGAGCCATTCACCGGATATGTTCAGCAGACTCCTACAAAGATTGTGGATTACAGTATCTGGGACGATGTAAAGTAA
- a CDS encoding alpha/beta hydrolase yields MIKKALIFCSILWAANAMMSGQTATVKPLTIGEVRTFKSKTLHEDRTLNIYLPQGFDKTKSYPVIYLLDGSINEDFIHVSGLVQFFNEMYSMPETIVVGIANVDRKRDFTFHTDLKDLQKDFPTAGHSDKFIAFLEKELKPYIESQFKTTEKYIFGQSLGGLVTTEILLKKPEMFDNYFIISPSLWWDDESLLKQAGTLLSKSHDTKKFVYVSVGKGEHPVMVKDAEEWYDVLKKSNKKNWTVEYKMMEADNHATILHRSLYEGLVKKFPYQEPK; encoded by the coding sequence ATGATTAAAAAAGCTTTGATTTTTTGCAGTATTCTATGGGCTGCGAATGCTATGATGTCGGGACAAACTGCAACAGTAAAACCGCTTACAATAGGAGAGGTGAGAACATTTAAATCTAAAACCTTACATGAAGATAGAACTTTAAATATCTATCTGCCTCAGGGATTTGACAAAACAAAATCATATCCGGTCATTTATCTTTTAGATGGAAGCATCAATGAGGACTTTATTCATGTTTCAGGATTAGTACAGTTCTTTAATGAAATGTATTCTATGCCGGAAACGATCGTGGTAGGAATTGCCAATGTAGACAGGAAAAGAGATTTTACATTTCATACCGATTTAAAAGACTTGCAGAAAGATTTTCCTACAGCGGGTCATTCTGATAAGTTTATTGCTTTTCTGGAAAAAGAATTGAAACCTTATATTGAGAGCCAGTTTAAAACTACAGAGAAATATATTTTCGGTCAGTCTTTAGGAGGGCTTGTGACAACAGAGATCCTTTTGAAAAAACCGGAAATGTTTGACAACTACTTTATCATCAGTCCAAGCTTATGGTGGGATGATGAAAGCCTGCTAAAGCAAGCCGGAACATTATTGTCCAAATCTCACGACACCAAAAAGTTTGTGTATGTTTCTGTAGGAAAAGGAGAACATCCGGTAATGGTAAAAGATGCTGAAGAATGGTATGATGTCCTGAAGAAATCAAATAAGAAAAACTGGACAGTAGAATATAAAATGATGGAAGCAGACAATCATGCAACGATTCTTCACAGAAGCTTGTATGAAGGATTGGTGAAAAAGTTTCCCTATCAGGAACCAAAATAA
- a CDS encoding site-specific integrase: MNEQKQLSEVIDLWKIDKKQYVKKSSFSAYTLLIENHLLPNFGNKIAIEEADVQSFVFQKLETGLSHKTIKDILIVLKMILKFGAKNKWLKYTPFDIQFPTEREKHNIEVLTKTDQKKIMNYIQEHFTFRNLGVYICLSAGMRIGEVCALTWEDIDTDNGIISVNRTIQRIYMIEDGTRRTELILDTPKTKNSIREIPISKDLLRILKPFKKIVNPLFFVLTNDAKPTEPRTYRSYYKNLMKELKMPELKFHGLRHSFATRCIESNCDYKTVSVLLGHSNISTTLNLYVHPNMEQKKKAIEQMFKALR; encoded by the coding sequence ATGAATGAACAAAAACAACTCTCAGAAGTTATCGATCTATGGAAAATAGACAAAAAACAGTATGTAAAAAAGTCAAGTTTCTCAGCTTATACGCTATTGATTGAAAATCATCTACTGCCTAATTTCGGTAATAAAATTGCGATTGAAGAAGCTGATGTCCAAAGCTTTGTTTTTCAAAAGTTGGAAACAGGCTTAAGTCATAAAACAATTAAGGATATTTTAATTGTTCTGAAAATGATTTTGAAATTTGGAGCTAAAAACAAATGGTTGAAATATACCCCTTTTGATATTCAGTTTCCTACTGAACGAGAAAAGCACAATATTGAAGTGCTTACCAAGACTGATCAGAAAAAAATAATGAACTATATACAAGAGCATTTTACATTTAGGAATTTAGGTGTATATATATGTTTAAGTGCAGGAATGCGTATTGGGGAAGTATGTGCATTAACTTGGGAAGATATTGATACCGATAACGGAATTATCAGTGTTAACAGAACCATCCAGCGTATTTATATGATAGAAGATGGAACTCGTAGAACGGAATTGATTCTGGATACCCCTAAAACTAAAAATTCTATTCGTGAAATTCCGATAAGTAAGGATTTATTAAGAATATTGAAACCATTTAAAAAGATTGTGAATCCTTTATTTTTTGTATTGACAAACGATGCTAAACCAACTGAACCCAGAACCTACAGAAGCTATTACAAAAATTTAATGAAAGAATTAAAAATGCCTGAACTTAAATTTCACGGGTTAAGACATAGTTTCGCAACCCGATGTATTGAAAGTAATTGCGATTATAAAACGGTAAGTGTACTATTAGGGCATTCCAACATCAGCACTACGTTAAATCTTTATGTACATCCTAATATGGAACAAAAGAAGAAAGCTATTGAGCAGATGTTTAAGGCTCTTAGATAA
- a CDS encoding PaaI family thioesterase, with translation MNPRQVADYMFNQDEFSQWMNIRMIEVKENYCLIEMPIKKEMLNGLKTVHGGVTFAFADSALAFSSNNTGDAAVALNCIINFTKAGKEGDLFRAESTLVNDTRKTAVYDIKITNQNNELIAKFVGTVYKIGKKVTEL, from the coding sequence ATGAATCCGAGACAAGTTGCAGATTATATGTTCAATCAGGATGAATTTTCCCAATGGATGAATATCAGGATGATTGAAGTTAAAGAAAATTATTGTTTAATAGAAATGCCTATTAAAAAGGAAATGCTTAATGGACTTAAAACAGTTCACGGAGGCGTAACTTTTGCCTTTGCGGATTCTGCACTGGCATTCTCCTCAAACAATACCGGAGATGCTGCTGTAGCACTTAACTGTATCATCAATTTTACAAAAGCAGGAAAAGAAGGTGATCTTTTCAGAGCAGAAAGTACTCTGGTGAATGATACCAGAAAAACAGCGGTCTACGATATTAAAATTACCAATCAAAACAATGAACTGATTGCCAAATTTGTAGGGACGGTTTATAAAATCGGAAAAAAAGTAACCGAACTATAA
- a CDS encoding SMUG2 DNA glycosylase family protein: MNKTFADQVIAFNENLTYTGDLPEGFEVLNPYLDNPETMVVMQKFYHKYYNDSSKRKFMIGINPSRHGAGVTGVPFTDTKRLESVCGIQMKSARTHEVSSVFMYDMIADYGGAEDFYKNIYINSPFPLAIVRKTKTGWLNANYYDDKKLFESVKGFMIDSLKKHISLNLDTSEVFILGKKNADFISKLNQEAKLFDKMTVLEHPRYIQQYKSKEKQLYIDKYMLALKK; encoded by the coding sequence ATGAATAAAACTTTTGCTGATCAGGTCATTGCATTCAATGAAAACCTCACGTACACAGGAGACCTTCCTGAAGGTTTTGAAGTCCTGAATCCGTATCTGGATAATCCGGAAACAATGGTGGTCATGCAAAAGTTTTATCATAAGTACTATAATGATTCCAGTAAAAGGAAGTTTATGATCGGAATCAATCCCAGCCGTCATGGCGCCGGCGTCACAGGAGTTCCGTTTACCGACACCAAAAGACTGGAAAGTGTATGTGGCATACAAATGAAGTCTGCCCGCACCCACGAAGTTTCTTCAGTGTTTATGTATGATATGATTGCGGACTATGGAGGAGCAGAAGATTTTTACAAAAACATTTATATCAATTCTCCTTTTCCTTTGGCTATTGTAAGAAAAACAAAAACCGGATGGCTGAATGCAAATTATTATGATGACAAAAAGCTCTTTGAGTCCGTCAAAGGTTTTATGATTGATTCACTGAAGAAACACATCAGCCTTAATCTGGATACTTCCGAAGTCTTTATTCTGGGCAAAAAGAATGCGGATTTTATTTCTAAACTGAATCAAGAGGCAAAATTGTTTGATAAAATGACCGTTCTGGAGCATCCCCGATATATACAGCAATATAAATCAAAAGAAAAGCAATTGTACATTGATAAATATATGCTGGCACTGAAAAAATAA
- a CDS encoding T9SS type A sorting domain-containing protein produces MKSTTFLTICSLLISIFSFGQTSTETFETESNGSTSFTDNGVIFNVISHVSVFDIQSNFPGTGWSGTAVDNRYIDNSNNTASPPSFSIKTTSNLFKVNRFWMYLSDLTLQLNVVGSLTITGKLSGVTKFTQTKTTGFATSLGATNGYTLIDMTNLNGQNYSNIVIDELQITANGGFRYVGFDAFTWVKDSNIVLGTSETKAVVKEVSIYPNPTTGPLSIRTEKNSEAQIYSLEGKLLQSVQIKKGVNDLDISDLPKGVYLIKTPTESSKIIKK; encoded by the coding sequence ATGAAAAGCACTACTTTTTTAACGATCTGTAGTCTGCTCATTTCAATTTTCTCATTCGGGCAGACCAGTACAGAAACTTTTGAAACCGAATCAAACGGAAGCACGAGTTTTACGGATAACGGAGTTATTTTTAATGTCATTTCACATGTCAGTGTGTTTGATATTCAGTCCAATTTCCCGGGAACAGGATGGTCCGGAACAGCAGTGGACAACAGATATATTGATAATTCCAACAACACGGCCTCTCCACCATCATTCAGTATCAAAACAACTTCTAACTTATTTAAAGTAAACAGATTCTGGATGTATCTTTCAGATCTTACCCTACAGCTCAATGTAGTGGGAAGTTTGACTATCACAGGAAAGCTGAGTGGTGTAACTAAGTTTACACAGACAAAAACAACCGGCTTCGCTACATCCCTGGGAGCTACAAATGGATATACACTGATTGACATGACGAATTTAAATGGTCAGAATTATTCCAATATCGTTATTGATGAATTACAGATAACAGCTAACGGGGGATTCAGATATGTCGGTTTTGATGCCTTTACCTGGGTAAAAGACAGTAATATAGTCCTGGGAACTTCCGAAACAAAGGCCGTAGTAAAAGAGGTAAGTATCTACCCAAACCCAACCACAGGGCCACTATCGATCAGAACAGAGAAAAATTCTGAAGCTCAGATTTATAGCCTGGAAGGAAAACTGCTACAAAGTGTACAGATTAAAAAAGGAGTAAATGATCTGGACATTTCAGACTTACCGAAAGGAGTTTATCTGATAAAAACACCAACAGAATCCAGTAAAATTATTAAGAAATAA
- a CDS encoding type I restriction endonuclease subunit R produces MSKQSEQILEEQLIDQLQKLGYKYAFIVDEIALLANLKIQLEKHNHIQFSDSEFEKVLNILNKGSVFEKAKVLREKKHHIIRDNGDNLYFEFLNVEHWCQNEYQVTNQITQEGKYENRYDVTLLVNGLPLVQIELKRRGLEMKEAFNQINRYQKHSFGAGKGLFHFVQLFVISNGVNTKYFSNFGTHKQEYLQTFHWTDEQNNPLNNILNGFTDSFLEPCHISKMICKYIVLNETDKRLMVLRPYQYYAVESIIKKVKENEILNGYNIEKNGYIWHTTGSGKTLTSFKASQILSKIPAIKKVVFVVDRKDLDYQTNQEYDKFSKGSVSSATNTDDLIRKLNDPNVRIIVTTIQKLNNAISGRNLSKMKSIQHERMVFIFDECHRSQFGDTHKNIVNYFTNIQLFGFTGTPILAENADGEKTTASLFGKCLHKYVITDAIRDENVLKFSVEYIQTFKQKEHIIDLKVEQINETEVFEAPERKEAIVDYIIQYHDQKTQNRKFCAMMCVQDIDSVIQYYEIFKRKKQEEQHDLKIATIFSFAQNEEEMEDAVYSQLGMVAEPQAVYGYKPHRRELLETYVQDFNELFGEKQNVKDTEGFYNYYNAVAKKSKQNETDILLVANMFLTGFDSKYLNTLYVDKNLKYHGLIQAFSRTNRILDKNKTQGNIVCFRNLKDKTDEAIALFSNKEAIDEIIVEPYEAYVEKFNEATQKLLEIVPQVVSVDGLYSEEDQLQFILAFRAMMRLHKKMSHYTEFTWDDLQMEEQLFADYTSKYLDLKEKLDPTDPSKKASILNDIDFELELIRRDTINVTYILQLLIKFKSKHSAKDKESIEKDIFNLLNTEVSLRSKRELIEKFIQESLPHIEDTDAIPEEFEKFWNVEQEKALQELVKTENLSEEKTERLIENYLFTEREPLRKEILDLRKEGRPSVLKSKEIGDRILNKIIGFVDTFVNGISGN; encoded by the coding sequence TTGAGCAAACAGTCCGAACAAATTCTAGAAGAGCAACTCATTGACCAATTACAGAAATTGGGATATAAATACGCTTTTATTGTTGATGAAATAGCTTTACTGGCAAACCTGAAAATACAATTAGAAAAGCATAATCATATACAATTTAGCGATAGTGAATTTGAAAAAGTATTGAATATACTTAATAAAGGTTCTGTATTCGAAAAAGCCAAAGTATTGCGTGAAAAAAAACATCACATTATTCGGGATAATGGTGATAACCTGTATTTTGAATTTCTCAATGTAGAACATTGGTGTCAGAACGAATATCAGGTAACCAATCAAATTACACAAGAAGGGAAATATGAAAATCGTTATGATGTTACCTTACTGGTGAATGGATTGCCTTTAGTGCAAATCGAGCTGAAACGAAGAGGTTTGGAAATGAAAGAAGCATTCAACCAAATCAACCGTTATCAAAAACATAGCTTTGGTGCTGGAAAGGGTTTGTTTCATTTTGTACAATTATTCGTTATAAGTAACGGTGTAAATACCAAATATTTCAGTAATTTTGGAACACATAAGCAGGAATATCTTCAGACGTTTCATTGGACAGACGAACAAAATAATCCATTAAATAATATTTTAAACGGCTTTACCGATTCTTTTTTAGAACCTTGTCATATCAGTAAAATGATCTGTAAGTATATCGTTCTGAATGAAACTGATAAACGTCTGATGGTACTTCGTCCATATCAGTATTATGCGGTAGAAAGTATTATCAAAAAGGTAAAAGAAAACGAAATTCTGAATGGCTATAACATCGAAAAAAATGGCTACATCTGGCATACAACTGGAAGTGGAAAAACCTTAACCAGTTTCAAAGCCAGTCAGATTCTATCCAAAATTCCAGCTATCAAAAAAGTGGTTTTTGTGGTAGATAGAAAAGATCTGGATTATCAAACCAACCAAGAGTATGATAAATTTAGTAAGGGCTCGGTAAGTTCTGCTACTAATACGGATGACCTCATTCGTAAATTAAACGACCCGAATGTTCGCATCATCGTTACCACCATTCAAAAGCTAAATAATGCAATTTCAGGAAGAAACTTATCAAAAATGAAATCCATTCAGCACGAAAGGATGGTTTTTATCTTTGACGAATGCCATCGTTCGCAATTTGGTGATACCCACAAAAACATCGTCAATTATTTTACCAATATTCAATTATTTGGCTTTACAGGCACTCCCATTTTGGCAGAGAATGCAGATGGAGAAAAAACAACCGCAAGCTTGTTTGGAAAATGTCTGCATAAATATGTAATTACAGATGCCATACGTGATGAGAATGTACTGAAGTTTTCTGTAGAATACATTCAGACTTTCAAACAGAAAGAACATATCATTGATTTAAAAGTAGAGCAAATCAATGAAACTGAAGTTTTTGAAGCTCCTGAACGAAAGGAAGCCATTGTAGATTACATCATTCAATACCACGATCAGAAAACCCAAAACAGGAAATTTTGTGCAATGATGTGTGTACAGGATATTGATTCGGTCATTCAATACTATGAAATTTTCAAGCGTAAAAAACAAGAGGAACAGCACGATTTAAAAATAGCGACTATTTTTAGCTTTGCTCAGAATGAAGAGGAAATGGAAGATGCTGTTTATTCCCAATTAGGAATGGTTGCTGAACCACAAGCAGTTTACGGCTACAAACCTCATCGTAGAGAATTATTAGAAACGTATGTACAAGACTTTAATGAATTATTTGGAGAGAAACAGAACGTAAAAGATACCGAAGGATTTTACAACTATTACAATGCGGTAGCCAAAAAATCAAAGCAAAACGAGACGGATATTTTGTTGGTAGCCAATATGTTTTTGACAGGATTTGATAGTAAGTATTTAAACACCTTATACGTTGATAAAAATCTGAAATATCATGGATTGATACAAGCATTTAGCCGTACCAATCGTATTCTGGATAAGAATAAAACACAGGGAAATATTGTATGTTTCCGAAACCTAAAAGACAAGACAGACGAAGCCATCGCTTTATTCAGCAACAAAGAAGCAATTGATGAGATTATTGTAGAACCATACGAAGCGTATGTAGAAAAGTTTAACGAAGCCACGCAGAAATTATTAGAAATCGTTCCACAAGTAGTATCTGTTGACGGTTTATATTCGGAAGAAGATCAGCTACAATTTATTTTGGCTTTCCGTGCCATGATGCGTTTGCACAAAAAAATGAGCCATTACACAGAATTTACTTGGGATGATTTACAGATGGAGGAACAACTTTTTGCCGATTATACCAGTAAATATCTGGATTTAAAGGAAAAACTCGATCCTACTGATCCGTCTAAAAAAGCGTCTATTCTTAATGATATAGATTTTGAATTGGAATTGATTAGGCGTGATACAATCAATGTAACTTACATACTTCAGTTATTGATTAAATTCAAGTCGAAACATAGTGCGAAAGACAAAGAAAGTATTGAAAAAGATATATTCAATTTACTGAACACCGAGGTCTCATTAAGAAGTAAAAGAGAATTGATTGAAAAATTTATTCAGGAAAGTTTACCACATATCGAAGATACGGATGCCATTCCAGAAGAGTTTGAAAAATTCTGGAATGTAGAGCAAGAAAAAGCACTTCAGGAACTAGTCAAAACAGAAAATCTTTCCGAAGAAAAAACAGAAAGACTGATAGAAAATTATTTGTTTACAGAACGTGAACCTTTGCGAAAAGAAATTTTAGATTTACGGAAAGAAGGAAGACCAAGTGTATTAAAATCTAAGGAAATCGGAGATCGTATTCTAAATAAAATCATTGGATTCGTAGATACTTTTGTTAATGGGATATCAGGAAATTAA
- a CDS encoding DUF4241 domain-containing protein: MNESWMQQWEEVKGKFESPVDLETYFTSEEIMDQKMEVMAIGDVSLPSGKVIVRDPLVYLNKKEQPYFTEVPKGNFPVSIAVVKLQDWGDRYAAVKVEFTKEKPVMYREALIGIENLEDTNEGEFFGFNVDAGLACITDPEVVPFVDRFIEELDVDNIYDDYFAGLFAESYKENPKNQRDLGDWINWKVPNTEYHIPIFASGVGDGVYPVYFAYDQEERICGVYIHFIDIELELSYEDEEDEDDEALDLSDDYVSLK, translated from the coding sequence ATGAACGAAAGCTGGATGCAACAATGGGAAGAAGTGAAGGGTAAATTTGAATCTCCCGTAGATCTTGAAACGTATTTTACTTCTGAAGAAATTATGGATCAAAAAATGGAAGTGATGGCCATCGGAGATGTTTCTTTACCTTCAGGAAAAGTGATTGTCAGAGATCCTCTTGTTTATCTTAATAAAAAGGAACAGCCTTATTTCACCGAAGTACCCAAAGGAAACTTTCCCGTATCCATTGCCGTGGTAAAACTGCAAGACTGGGGAGATCGGTATGCTGCGGTGAAAGTAGAATTTACCAAGGAAAAGCCGGTGATGTACAGAGAAGCATTAATCGGGATTGAAAATCTTGAAGATACCAATGAAGGAGAGTTTTTTGGATTCAATGTGGATGCCGGTTTAGCTTGTATTACCGACCCGGAAGTTGTTCCTTTTGTAGATAGGTTTATCGAAGAGCTGGATGTAGACAATATTTATGATGATTATTTTGCCGGGCTGTTTGCAGAAAGCTATAAAGAAAATCCGAAAAACCAAAGAGATCTTGGAGACTGGATCAACTGGAAGGTTCCCAATACAGAATATCATATTCCTATTTTTGCCAGTGGGGTGGGAGATGGTGTATATCCTGTTTACTTTGCCTATGATCAGGAAGAAAGAATATGCGGTGTCTATATCCACTTTATCGATATAGAATTAGAATTATCTTACGAAGACGAGGAAGATGAAGATGACGAAGCTTTAGATCTGTCAGATGATTATGTTTCTTTAAAATAA